The Equus caballus isolate H_3958 breed thoroughbred chromosome 12, TB-T2T, whole genome shotgun sequence genome contains a region encoding:
- the LOC138916882 gene encoding olfactory receptor 5AN6-like translates to MKEDRNHTSVAMFVLLGLSDEKELQLILFPIFLGIYLLTIIWNLGLILLIRMDSHLHTPMYFFLSFLSFINICYSSSISPRMLSDFLKDEKTISFIACATPYFVGSWMAQAECCLLAVMAYDRYVAIGRPLQYSAIMDPDFCQKMVAGAYGSGFLGSLIQTVSCFHLYFCGHNIIPNFFCDITQIIFLSCSNPFMSQMILFLESIFVGFTSFLVILLSYGFIATSILKISSIKGSAKAFNACASHLAVVTIFYGMGFSVYLHPSSSHSKKQNKVLSVFYVILIPMLNPFIYSLRNKEIKEALMRVVKKATYLSQ, encoded by the coding sequence ATGAAAGAGGATAGAAATCATACTTCTGTGGCcatgtttgttctcctgggactgtCAGATGAAAAAGAGCTGCAACTTATCCTCTTTCcaatcttcctagggatctaccttcTGACCATAATCTGGAACCTTGGTCTCATCCTCCttatcaggatggactcccacctgcacacacctatgtacttttttctcagtttcctgtcatttataaacatctgctattcttcttccatcagcccaaggatgctttcagacttcttaaaagatgaaaaaacaatttcGTTCATTGCTTGTGCCACCCCGTATTTTGTTGGGTCCTGGATGGCTCAGGCTGAGTGCTGCCTGTTGGCCGtaatggcctatgacagatatgttgctattggtaggcctctgcagtactcagccatCATGGATCCTGACTTCTGTCAGAAAATGGTTGCTGgagcctatgggagtggtttccttggtAGCTTAATTCAAACAGtttcttgctttcatctctacttTTGTGGGCacaatatcattccaaatttcttctgtgacataacccaGATTATTTTCTTGTCTTGCTCCAATCCCTTTATGagccaaatgattctttttctggaaTCTATTTTTGTTGGATTCACTTCCTTCCTTGTCATCCTCTTATCCTATGGTTTTATTGCAacttccatcctgaaaatatcctccataaaaggtagtgccaaggccttcaatgcctgtgcctcccacctggctgttgtgacaatcttctatggCATGGGCTTCTCTGTGTACCTGCATCCTAGCTCTAGCCACTCCAAAAAGCAGAACAAGgttctgtcagtgttctatgttatcctcATCCCAATGTTAAACCCTtttatctatagtctgaggaacaaggagatcaaagaggcctTGATGAGGGTAGTAAAGAAGGCAACATATTTATCTCAGTAA